Proteins found in one Arachis stenosperma cultivar V10309 chromosome 8, arast.V10309.gnm1.PFL2, whole genome shotgun sequence genomic segment:
- the LOC130946924 gene encoding protein DOWNSTREAM OF FLC — MATKVALLMFLCVLPAMVAAIRPAKNPFCVQGRVYCDPCRAGFETSATTYIAGAEVVVECKDKTGTEVVYTKKGRTDSTGSYTIYVDEDHADQICDAKLVSSPHHRCKVVTPGREQARVALTRQNGIASDTRFANAMGFMTEDVAAGCAEILKQYQEFDNEN, encoded by the exons ATGGCCACCAAGGTTGCGCTTCTTATGTTCTTGTGTGTTCTTCCGGCGATGGTTGCAGCCATCCGCCCAGCAAAGAACCCCTTTTGCGTGCAGGGCCGTGTCTACTGTGACCCTTGCCGTGCTGGTTTTGAGACCTCTGCCACCACCTACATTGCTG GTGCTGAGGTTGTGGTTGAATGCAAGGACAAAACCGGAACTGAAGTTGTGTACACAAAGAAGGGAAGGACAGACTCAACTGGATCATACACCATCTACGTCGATGAGGACCACGCCGACCAAATCTGTGACGCCAAGCTCGTGAGCAGCCCTCACCACCGATGCAAGGTGGTGACCCCAGGGCGTGAACAGGCACGTGTTGCCCTTACACGCCAAAACGGCATTGCCTCCGACACCAGGTTCGCCAATGCCATGGGATTCATGACCGAAGATGTTGCTGCTGGTTGTGCCGAGATCCTCAAGCAATACCAGGAGTTTGATAAtgagaattaa